From Actinomycetes bacterium, a single genomic window includes:
- a CDS encoding ABC transporter ATP-binding protein: MPSEPVIRIQGLTKHFGSVRALEDLDLAVEQGEVFGYLGPNGAGKTTTIRLLLDFIRPTRGRAELLGGSGADPRVRARIGYLPAELSIDPRYTTTDLLDFYGRLRGGHDSRWVAMLLERFDLDPTRPVGELSTGNRRKVGIVQAVAHRPELLVLDEPSSGLDPLLQHQFQLLIRELVGEGATVFLSSHALPEVEVLARRVAILRAGRLVTVAGVQELRRQARQRIDLHVAGPADPADFVGVPGVVEVHASDGTVQLVVEGSVDQVIKAAARLEVVRVITHHADLEDVFLRYYQGEQP; encoded by the coding sequence ATGCCGAGCGAGCCCGTGATCCGTATCCAGGGGCTGACCAAGCACTTCGGGTCGGTCCGTGCGCTGGAGGATCTCGATCTCGCCGTCGAGCAGGGCGAGGTGTTCGGCTATCTGGGGCCCAACGGCGCCGGCAAGACGACGACGATCCGGTTGTTGCTGGACTTCATCCGGCCGACACGAGGCCGCGCGGAGCTGCTCGGCGGCTCCGGGGCGGACCCGCGGGTGCGGGCCAGGATCGGCTACCTGCCCGCGGAGCTCTCCATCGACCCTCGCTACACCACCACCGATCTGCTCGATTTCTACGGCCGGCTGCGTGGCGGCCACGACTCGCGCTGGGTGGCGATGCTGCTGGAACGCTTCGACCTGGACCCCACCCGACCGGTGGGCGAGCTCAGCACCGGCAACCGGCGCAAGGTCGGCATCGTGCAGGCGGTGGCCCACCGCCCGGAGCTGCTCGTGCTGGACGAGCCGTCCTCGGGCCTGGATCCCCTGCTGCAGCATCAGTTCCAGCTGCTGATCAGGGAGCTGGTGGGCGAGGGCGCCACGGTGTTCCTGTCCAGCCACGCGCTGCCCGAGGTGGAGGTGCTGGCCCGGCGGGTGGCGATCCTGCGGGCGGGCCGCCTGGTGACGGTCGCCGGGGTCCAGGAGCTGCGCCGGCAGGCCCGCCAGCGCATCGACCTGCACGTGGCCGGGCCGGCAGACCCGGCGGACTTCGTCGGTGTCCCTGGCGTGGTGGAGGTCCACGCCAGCGATGGGACCGTGCAGCTGGTGGTGGAGGGCTCGGTGGACCAGGTCATCAAGGCCGCCGCGCGGCTGGAGGTGGTCCGCGTCATCACCCACCACGCCGACTTGGAGGACGTCTTCTTGCGCTACTACCAGGGGGAGCAGCCGTGA
- the nhaA gene encoding Na+/H+ antiporter NhaA has translation MSTIPSGFFARGVVFVLTRPLHLFMGTEARGALLLLVATVAALVWVNSPWAASYETLWSTRLSVQVGEAELAKDLRHWVNDGLMVLFFLVVGVELSRQLKLGELRDWRAMTMPAVAAAGGVVVPALLYLAFNPSGPAARGWPIALAGDLALVLGVLALVGPRCPPQLRVLLLTLVLVGDIAAIAVIALLNAEVVNLLAVAVALELFAVVTVLRLLRVLRTFAYLVVGVALWVATSTSGIHPAIAGLLLGVVLTAYPPVPAEVLRGVRFGRWFEPDPTPAMLWETPLGVGEAVHPIQRLQDLLHPWSSYLVVPVFALANAGVALDRDMLARAVGSPITLGVLAGLVVGKLVGIVGASLLVVRVGLGTLPRLVTRQQLAAAAALAGIGFTVALFVTDLAFTDRVAEEEAKVGILVASAAATTIGWLLFRMPVRPSGRRPHVGGAPPAGGAGGAGR, from the coding sequence GTGAGCACCATCCCCTCTGGATTCTTTGCTCGTGGCGTCGTCTTCGTCCTGACGCGCCCGCTCCACCTGTTTATGGGCACTGAGGCGCGCGGCGCGCTGCTGCTGCTGGTGGCGACCGTGGCCGCGCTGGTGTGGGTGAACTCGCCGTGGGCGGCCAGCTACGAGACGCTGTGGTCGACCAGGCTGTCGGTCCAGGTGGGCGAGGCCGAGCTGGCCAAGGACCTGCGCCACTGGGTCAACGACGGGCTGATGGTGCTGTTTTTCCTGGTGGTTGGCGTGGAGCTCAGCCGCCAGCTGAAGCTGGGCGAGCTGCGCGACTGGCGGGCCATGACCATGCCCGCGGTGGCCGCGGCGGGTGGCGTGGTCGTGCCGGCGCTGCTGTACCTGGCCTTCAACCCCAGCGGCCCGGCCGCGCGCGGCTGGCCGATCGCGCTGGCGGGCGATCTCGCGCTGGTGCTGGGCGTGCTGGCCCTGGTCGGGCCGCGCTGCCCCCCGCAGCTGCGCGTGCTGCTGCTGACGCTGGTGCTCGTCGGCGACATCGCCGCCATCGCGGTGATCGCGCTGCTCAACGCTGAGGTGGTGAACCTTCTGGCGGTGGCGGTGGCGCTGGAGCTGTTCGCGGTGGTCACGGTGCTGCGGCTGCTGCGGGTGCTGCGCACCTTCGCCTACCTGGTGGTCGGGGTCGCGTTGTGGGTGGCGACCTCGACGTCCGGAATCCACCCGGCTATCGCCGGGCTGCTCCTGGGCGTGGTGCTCACCGCCTACCCGCCGGTGCCAGCCGAGGTGCTCCGTGGTGTCCGGTTCGGCCGTTGGTTCGAGCCGGACCCGACCCCGGCGATGCTGTGGGAAACCCCGTTGGGTGTCGGTGAGGCGGTCCACCCGATCCAGCGGCTGCAGGACCTGTTGCATCCTTGGTCCAGCTACCTGGTGGTGCCGGTGTTTGCGCTGGCCAACGCCGGGGTGGCGCTGGATCGCGACATGCTGGCTCGGGCGGTCGGGTCGCCGATCACGCTGGGTGTTCTCGCGGGGCTGGTGGTGGGCAAGCTGGTGGGAATCGTCGGCGCCTCGCTGCTGGTGGTCCGGGTCGGGCTGGGAACGCTACCGCGGCTGGTCACTCGCCAGCAGCTGGCGGCTGCGGCCGCCCTGGCTGGCATTGGCTTCACGGTCGCGTTGTTCGTCACCGACCTCGCCTTCACGGATCGGGTGGCCGAGGAGGAGGCCAAGGTCGGGATCCTGGTCGCCTCGGCGGCGGCCACCACGATCGGCTGGCTGCTGTTCCGCATGCCAGTTCGTCCTTCCGGCCGCCGGCCGCACGTTGGCGGCGCCCCGCCAGCTGGCGGCGCTGGCGGGGCAGGGAGGTGA
- a CDS encoding SPFH domain-containing protein has product MSGLTIGLALALAVVLVLLAMSVRIVNEYERGVIFRLGRVIGAKGPGLFFIIPVVDRMVKVSLRTVTMDIPPQDVITRDNVTVKVNAVTYFNVVDPVRSVVAIENYLFGTSQIAQTTLRSILGQVDLDELLINRDEINQRLQQIIDQLTDAWGIKVTLVEVKDVELPETMRRAMASQAEAERDRRAKVIHALGEREAAGALGEAAVVLENHPAAMQLRVLSTMVEVSAERNSTLIFPLPVELLRLVDTLRGIPQPAVGSHPTAGGGQDPATSAPSASGDKEE; this is encoded by the coding sequence ATGAGCGGCCTGACCATCGGCCTGGCACTGGCGCTTGCCGTCGTGCTGGTTCTGCTGGCGATGTCGGTGCGGATCGTCAACGAGTACGAACGCGGGGTGATCTTCCGGCTGGGCCGGGTGATCGGCGCCAAGGGCCCGGGGCTGTTCTTCATCATCCCGGTCGTGGACCGCATGGTGAAGGTCTCGCTGCGCACCGTGACGATGGACATTCCACCCCAGGACGTCATCACCCGCGACAACGTCACCGTCAAGGTCAACGCCGTCACCTACTTCAACGTGGTCGACCCGGTCCGCTCGGTGGTCGCGATCGAGAACTACCTGTTCGGCACCTCCCAGATCGCCCAGACGACCCTGCGCAGCATCCTCGGCCAGGTCGACCTGGACGAGCTGCTGATCAACCGCGACGAGATCAACCAGCGGCTGCAACAGATCATCGACCAGCTGACCGACGCCTGGGGGATCAAGGTCACCCTGGTCGAGGTCAAAGACGTCGAGCTGCCCGAGACCATGCGCCGGGCCATGGCCAGCCAGGCCGAGGCCGAACGCGACCGGCGCGCCAAGGTCATCCACGCCCTCGGCGAGCGCGAGGCCGCCGGCGCGCTCGGTGAGGCGGCCGTCGTGCTGGAGAACCACCCGGCGGCGATGCAGCTGCGGGTGCTGTCGACCATGGTCGAGGTGTCGGCCGAGCGGAACTCCACCCTCATCTTCCCGCTGCCGGTCGAGCTCCTGCGGCTGGTCGACACCCTACGCGGCATCCCTCAGCCCGCCGTCGGCTCCCACCCCACAGCCGGAGGCGGCCAGGACCCAGCCACCAGCGCACCATCGGCGTCAGGAGACAAGGAAGAATGA
- a CDS encoding ABC transporter permease subunit, with protein MIGYEAGVPLTSPPGYLHARLFASLAPLVVLVFGIGAGAQAIGGSEEAGTLEPLLANPVTRRRVAAERYLAIVALLVVLVAAFTLALVAFGAPFEVLDGVSLTGLLGACAGVFGIALLHASVAFAVGAATGRRGPAIAVATAVAVGGYLVQSLLSLTGALAPLRAITPWHWYLDRNMLAEGPAVAAIVLPVVVSVPVVLIGWAAFRRRDLR; from the coding sequence GTGATCGGCTACGAAGCCGGGGTGCCGCTGACCTCCCCGCCCGGCTATCTGCACGCCCGGCTGTTCGCCAGCCTGGCACCGCTGGTGGTGTTGGTGTTCGGCATCGGCGCCGGCGCGCAGGCCATCGGCGGCAGCGAGGAGGCCGGCACGCTGGAGCCGCTGCTGGCCAACCCGGTCACCCGCCGCCGGGTCGCGGCCGAACGCTACCTGGCAATCGTGGCGCTGCTGGTCGTCCTTGTGGCGGCGTTCACCCTGGCCCTGGTCGCCTTCGGCGCGCCGTTCGAGGTGCTGGACGGCGTGTCGCTGACCGGCTTGCTGGGTGCCTGCGCCGGGGTCTTCGGCATCGCCCTGCTGCATGCCAGCGTCGCCTTTGCGGTGGGCGCCGCGACCGGCCGACGGGGACCCGCGATCGCGGTGGCCACTGCCGTGGCGGTCGGCGGCTACCTCGTCCAGAGCCTGCTCAGCCTCACCGGCGCCCTGGCGCCGCTGCGTGCCATCACACCCTGGCACTGGTACCTGGACCGCAACATGCTCGCGGAAGGACCCGCGGTCGCCGCGATCGTCCTGCCAGTTGTGGTGTCGGTGCCGGTCGTGCTGATCGGCTGGGCGGCCTTCCGCCGCCGCGACCTCCGCTGA
- a CDS encoding APC family permease, translating to MVAALAAAVVVFVLGYFGIRLSTGAGTVLGLFEILVFAALAVTLIVKAGDANTLRVFGTDFANAEGFEGLSGVIAGSVYTILAFIGFEAAAPLAEEAKDPQRTIRLAVVYSCLSIGLFYVLTTYAATVFFGPEKFAGFPKAGSGNPWDFLARSAWGAGWVLVFLAIANSAIANANAATRTWFAMGRIRLLPRPLEHVNPHWRSPDVAVVVQFVVGVGVALWLGLQYDPLTAFAIVGTIVTAVIIAIYMVVNLACLVFYLRERRAEFNPLLHGLVPVLGIAAFLPAFLTAVGIEAFDFVSALPYPISLVGPVVGVWYAIGLVYLVVLVTRRPERLRETGRVFVEEPAAATTPV from the coding sequence GTGGTGGCGGCCCTTGCCGCCGCCGTGGTGGTGTTCGTCCTCGGGTACTTCGGGATCCGCCTGAGCACCGGCGCGGGCACGGTCCTCGGCCTGTTCGAGATCCTGGTGTTCGCGGCCCTCGCCGTCACCCTGATCGTCAAGGCGGGCGACGCCAACACCCTGCGGGTGTTCGGCACCGACTTCGCCAACGCCGAGGGCTTCGAGGGCCTGTCGGGCGTGATCGCCGGCTCGGTCTACACCATCCTGGCCTTCATCGGCTTCGAGGCCGCGGCACCGCTGGCCGAGGAGGCCAAGGACCCGCAGCGCACCATCCGGCTCGCCGTCGTCTACTCGTGCCTGTCGATCGGGCTGTTCTACGTCCTCACCACCTATGCGGCCACGGTGTTCTTCGGCCCGGAGAAGTTCGCCGGGTTTCCCAAGGCAGGCAGCGGCAACCCATGGGACTTCCTGGCCCGCAGCGCCTGGGGCGCCGGCTGGGTGCTGGTGTTCCTGGCCATCGCCAACTCGGCCATCGCCAACGCCAACGCGGCTACCCGCACCTGGTTCGCCATGGGCCGGATCCGGCTGCTGCCGCGGCCCCTCGAGCACGTCAACCCGCACTGGCGGTCCCCCGACGTCGCCGTCGTCGTCCAGTTCGTGGTCGGGGTGGGCGTGGCCCTGTGGCTGGGGTTGCAGTACGACCCGCTGACCGCCTTCGCGATCGTCGGCACGATCGTCACCGCGGTGATCATCGCCATCTACATGGTGGTGAACCTGGCGTGCCTGGTCTTCTACCTGCGCGAGCGGCGGGCCGAGTTCAACCCCCTGCTCCACGGCCTGGTCCCGGTCCTCGGCATCGCCGCCTTCCTGCCCGCCTTCCTGACCGCGGTGGGAATCGAGGCGTTCGACTTCGTCAGCGCCCTGCCGTACCCGATCAGCCTGGTCGGGCCCGTGGTCGGCGTCTGGTACGCGATCGGCCTCGTCTACCTGGTGGTGCTCGTCACCAGGCGGCCGGAGCGGCTGCGCGAGACCGGCAGGGTGTTCGTCGAGGAGCCCGCCGCCGCGACCACGCCCGTGTGA
- a CDS encoding CBS domain-containing protein — MRARDLAITYPSLTPDAPAEEAARLLAEEPVEGVFVQDQHGGLQGVVSDTALLAFLLPRYLAEDRALVGVLGEDVADALWQRLRGRPVRELLPASSAGLAEVDADDTLVKVAATLVRGGASLVVVRDRDGRLLGGITTSRLITRLLGAR, encoded by the coding sequence GTGCGTGCGCGTGACCTTGCCATCACCTATCCGTCGCTGACGCCGGACGCCCCAGCGGAGGAGGCGGCCCGGCTGCTGGCCGAGGAGCCGGTGGAGGGCGTGTTCGTCCAAGACCAGCACGGCGGCCTGCAGGGGGTGGTGTCGGACACGGCGCTGCTGGCGTTCCTGCTGCCCCGCTATCTGGCCGAGGACCGGGCGCTGGTCGGGGTGCTGGGCGAGGACGTCGCTGATGCGTTGTGGCAGCGGCTGCGCGGCCGACCGGTCCGGGAGCTGCTGCCGGCCTCATCGGCCGGGTTGGCCGAGGTCGACGCCGACGACACCCTGGTCAAGGTCGCTGCGACGCTGGTCCGCGGCGGCGCCTCCCTGGTGGTGGTCCGCGACCGTGATGGCCGGCTGTTGGGCGGCATCACCACCTCCCGGCTCATCACCCGGCTGCTGGGGGCGCGGTGA
- the nhaA gene encoding Na+/H+ antiporter NhaA has translation MPWSGSAGPVPRLVLRPLQAFLHTEEAGGILLLVAAVTALIWANSPWRGSYDAFWHTELTLRLGGWSLSEDLRHWVNDALMTLFFLVVGLEIKRELRTGELREPRAAVLPAIAALGGMVVPALLYLAINPSGEAARGWGIPMATDIAFALGVLAIVGRGLPAALRSYLLALAIVDDIGAILVIAVFYAGTIAVGALLAAGGLLALILVLQLLHVRWAVVYVALGVGVWLATLESGIHATIAGVALGLATPAVAFQRPKAVSLEAHRVADQTVDHPVPPDADAHHWLHLARLSREAVSPLARLEQLLHPWTSYAVIPVFALANAGVAIGGSSLADAVTSGVTLGIVAGLVVGKTVGVTVFTWMATRIGITLLPEGVRWSQLIGVAALAGIGFTVSLFITGLAFQTESGQEAAKVGILAASLLAGLLGALLLARTQRR, from the coding sequence GTGCCTTGGTCCGGCAGCGCCGGCCCGGTCCCACGCCTGGTCCTCCGACCCCTGCAGGCCTTCCTGCACACCGAGGAGGCCGGCGGCATCCTGCTGCTCGTGGCGGCCGTCACCGCCCTGATCTGGGCGAACTCCCCGTGGCGTGGCTCCTACGACGCCTTCTGGCACACCGAGCTCACCCTCCGACTTGGCGGCTGGTCGTTGTCGGAGGACCTGCGGCACTGGGTCAACGACGCGCTCATGACCCTGTTCTTCCTGGTGGTCGGCCTGGAGATCAAGCGGGAGCTACGCACAGGTGAGCTTCGCGAGCCCAGGGCGGCGGTCCTGCCCGCCATCGCCGCGCTGGGTGGCATGGTCGTCCCCGCCCTGCTGTACCTCGCCATCAACCCAAGCGGTGAGGCGGCACGCGGCTGGGGCATCCCGATGGCCACCGACATCGCCTTCGCCCTCGGCGTGCTGGCGATCGTCGGTCGGGGGCTGCCGGCGGCGCTCAGGTCGTACCTGCTCGCCCTGGCCATCGTCGACGACATCGGCGCGATCCTCGTCATCGCCGTCTTCTACGCCGGGACCATCGCGGTCGGAGCGCTGCTGGCGGCCGGCGGTCTGCTCGCGCTGATCCTCGTCCTCCAGCTGCTGCACGTGCGCTGGGCGGTGGTGTACGTGGCGCTCGGCGTGGGCGTGTGGCTGGCCACGCTCGAGTCGGGCATCCACGCGACCATCGCCGGAGTCGCGCTGGGCCTGGCGACGCCCGCGGTCGCCTTCCAGCGTCCGAAGGCGGTGAGCCTGGAGGCGCATCGGGTCGCCGATCAGACGGTGGACCACCCCGTCCCGCCCGACGCCGACGCCCACCACTGGCTCCACCTGGCACGCCTGTCGCGCGAGGCGGTCTCCCCCCTGGCACGGCTGGAGCAGCTGCTCCACCCGTGGACCAGCTACGCCGTCATCCCCGTCTTCGCCCTGGCCAACGCCGGCGTCGCCATCGGCGGGTCGAGCCTGGCCGATGCCGTCACCAGCGGCGTCACCCTGGGGATCGTGGCGGGCCTGGTCGTCGGGAAGACAGTCGGCGTCACCGTCTTCACCTGGATGGCGACCAGGATCGGGATCACCCTGCTCCCGGAGGGCGTCCGCTGGAGCCAGCTGATCGGGGTCGCCGCGCTCGCCGGGATCGGGTTCACGGTCTCGCTGTTCATCACCGGTCTCGCGTTCCAGACCGAGTCGGGCCAGGAGGCGGCCAAGGTCGGTATTCTCGCGGCATCGCTGCTGGCAGGCCTGCTCGGCGCGCTGCTCCTCGCTCGTACCCAGCGCCGATAG
- a CDS encoding ArsB/NhaD family transporter, translated as MSATLAVGVFLGAYALIASEKVNRVAVALGGAGLMLALGLLSSADAFHSERFGIEWDVIFLLLGMMVIVGVIKQTGLFDYLAIWSAKRAGGRPFRILVTLTTITAVASALLDNVTTVLLVAPVTFLICERLDIPAAPFLIAEALASNIGGTATLIGDPPNIIIASQADLSYTDFLVHLAPLVVVLMLLFVAMSRWLFRNALVYRPERARELMTLEEREALTDRPLLIRSLLVLALVTVAFALHGVLHYEPSVVALLGAGLLLLVARRDPGPFLREVEWPTLAFFAGLFVMVGALIKTGVIAQLAEAVAAATGGSLWVGSMLLLWVSGVLSAIVDNIPYVATMAPVTATLVQDLQGDGDATVLWWSLALGADLGGNATAIGASANVVILGLAQRAGQPIRFLEFTRYGVVVAVATTLACVPYLWLRYFAFT; from the coding sequence GTGAGCGCGACGCTGGCGGTCGGCGTCTTCCTCGGCGCCTACGCGTTGATCGCCAGCGAGAAGGTCAACCGGGTGGCGGTGGCGCTGGGCGGCGCCGGGCTGATGCTGGCCCTGGGGCTGCTGTCCTCGGCCGACGCGTTCCACTCCGAGCGGTTCGGGATCGAGTGGGACGTCATCTTCCTGCTGCTGGGCATGATGGTCATCGTCGGCGTCATCAAGCAGACCGGCCTGTTCGACTACCTGGCGATCTGGTCGGCCAAGCGCGCCGGCGGGCGGCCGTTTCGCATCCTGGTGACCCTGACCACCATCACCGCGGTCGCCTCGGCGCTGCTGGACAACGTCACCACCGTGCTGCTGGTCGCCCCGGTCACCTTCCTGATCTGCGAACGCCTGGACATCCCCGCGGCGCCGTTCCTGATCGCCGAGGCGTTGGCCTCCAACATCGGCGGCACCGCCACCCTGATCGGCGACCCGCCCAACATCATCATCGCCAGCCAGGCCGACCTGTCCTACACCGACTTCCTGGTCCACCTCGCGCCGCTGGTGGTGGTGCTGATGCTGCTGTTTGTCGCCATGAGCCGCTGGCTGTTCCGCAACGCGCTGGTCTACCGGCCCGAACGCGCCCGCGAGCTCATGACGCTGGAGGAGCGGGAGGCGCTGACCGACCGGCCCCTGCTAATCCGCTCCCTGCTGGTCCTAGCGCTGGTCACGGTCGCGTTCGCGCTGCATGGGGTGCTGCATTACGAGCCGTCGGTGGTGGCGCTGCTGGGTGCGGGGCTGCTGCTGCTGGTCGCCCGGCGTGATCCTGGGCCGTTCCTGCGTGAGGTGGAATGGCCCACCCTGGCGTTCTTTGCGGGCTTGTTCGTGATGGTCGGCGCGCTGATCAAGACCGGCGTGATCGCCCAGCTCGCCGAGGCCGTCGCCGCCGCGACCGGGGGGAGTTTGTGGGTTGGCAGCATGCTGCTGCTGTGGGTCTCGGGGGTGCTGTCGGCGATCGTGGACAACATCCCCTATGTGGCCACCATGGCGCCGGTCACCGCCACCCTCGTCCAGGACCTGCAGGGCGATGGGGATGCGACGGTGCTGTGGTGGTCGCTGGCGCTGGGTGCCGACCTTGGCGGCAACGCCACCGCCATCGGCGCCAGCGCCAACGTGGTCATCCTCGGCCTTGCCCAACGCGCCGGCCAACCCATCCGCTTCCTGGAGTTCACCCGCTACGGCGTGGTGGTCGCGGTCGCCACCACGCTGGCCTGCGTGCCCTACCTGTGGCTGCGCTACTTCGCCTTCACCTGA
- a CDS encoding DUF6069 family protein, with protein sequence MLGNANTARLAGVAAGAALVATGLMHLLLLFIPRPWQFFTWIMSLATLAAVLLPFTTGARTGTKIATAAIYLAIGAAIGSLVSGVAASAVRVGREDRP encoded by the coding sequence ATGCTTGGCAATGCGAACACGGCCAGGCTGGCCGGGGTGGCAGCTGGCGCCGCCCTGGTCGCAACGGGACTGATGCACCTGCTGCTGCTCTTCATCCCCCGTCCGTGGCAGTTCTTCACCTGGATCATGTCGCTGGCGACGCTCGCCGCAGTGCTCCTGCCCTTCACGACCGGTGCCCGCACCGGCACGAAGATCGCCACCGCGGCGATCTACCTCGCCATCGGCGCCGCGATCGGGTCGCTGGTCTCCGGGGTCGCGGCGAGCGCCGTCCGCGTGGGCAGGGAGGACCGACCGTAA
- a CDS encoding nodulation protein NfeD — MVRAAAWVASAADAMPAERGPRPSRLAAAFLLAAALAWSVGFPGGATAQASTVLVTRVDGTITPVIADHLVDGVAAAERDRHAAYLVELDTPGGLDTSMREIIKAFLGADVPVVVYVTPSGARAASAGALITFAANLAAMAPGTTIGAATPVDLQGGEISDKVLNDAAAFAETVAAQRGRNKQFAIDTVRKGRAVTAEEAVRLDAVDLLAASRAELLQELDGRSVRVASGNTVTLETAGATVVEQGFGVFRRLLQLLADPNLAFLFLSLGTLAIIYELANPGVGFGGIAGAIFLLLGFFALSVLPINLVGLLLLALAAALFVAELFVPGVGVFAAGGTVALVLGGLFLFDGAVGIDPAVLVPVALVVGGGSVLAGRLAWRARHAPSISGREALVGRQVTVRTAEGPTGQVLLDGAWWTVRSRGAPLTPGQTVRVVDLEGLELIVDPEEGTS, encoded by the coding sequence GTGGTTCGTGCGGCGGCATGGGTCGCCAGCGCAGCCGATGCCATGCCGGCCGAGCGCGGTCCGCGTCCCAGCCGGCTCGCGGCGGCGTTCCTGCTCGCCGCCGCCCTGGCCTGGTCGGTCGGCTTCCCCGGCGGGGCTACCGCTCAAGCATCGACCGTGCTGGTGACCCGCGTCGACGGGACGATCACCCCAGTGATCGCCGATCACCTCGTGGACGGCGTCGCCGCTGCCGAGCGGGACAGGCATGCCGCCTACCTGGTCGAGCTGGACACCCCCGGTGGGCTGGACACCTCCATGCGGGAGATCATCAAAGCGTTCCTCGGCGCCGACGTCCCGGTGGTCGTCTACGTCACCCCATCGGGGGCGCGGGCCGCCTCGGCCGGGGCGCTGATCACCTTCGCGGCCAACCTCGCCGCCATGGCCCCAGGCACCACAATCGGCGCGGCCACCCCGGTCGACCTGCAGGGCGGCGAGATCTCCGACAAGGTGCTCAACGACGCCGCCGCCTTCGCCGAGACCGTCGCCGCCCAACGTGGCCGCAACAAACAGTTCGCCATCGACACCGTCCGCAAGGGCCGCGCGGTCACGGCCGAGGAGGCCGTGCGGCTGGACGCGGTCGACCTGCTCGCCGCCAGCCGCGCCGAGCTGCTCCAGGAGCTGGACGGCCGCAGCGTCCGGGTCGCCTCCGGGAACACCGTCACCCTGGAGACGGCCGGTGCCACCGTGGTCGAGCAGGGCTTCGGGGTGTTTCGCCGGTTGCTGCAGCTGCTGGCCGATCCCAACCTGGCGTTTCTGTTCCTGTCGCTTGGCACGCTGGCGATCATCTACGAGCTGGCCAACCCGGGAGTCGGCTTCGGCGGCATCGCCGGGGCGATCTTCCTGCTGCTTGGCTTCTTCGCGCTGTCGGTGCTGCCGATCAACCTGGTCGGGCTGCTGCTGCTGGCGCTGGCGGCCGCGCTGTTCGTCGCCGAGCTGTTCGTCCCCGGGGTGGGGGTGTTCGCCGCCGGCGGCACCGTCGCCCTGGTGCTTGGTGGGCTGTTCCTGTTCGACGGCGCGGTCGGGATCGACCCGGCCGTGCTGGTCCCGGTGGCGCTGGTCGTCGGTGGCGGGTCGGTGCTGGCGGGCCGGCTGGCCTGGCGGGCGCGGCATGCCCCCAGCATCAGCGGCCGGGAAGCCCTGGTCGGCCGCCAGGTCACCGTGCGGACCGCTGAGGGTCCCACCGGGCAGGTGCTGCTGGACGGTGCCTGGTGGACCGTCCGCAGCCGCGGCGCCCCGCTGACACCGGGGCAAACCGTTCGGGTCGTTGACCTGGAGGGCCTGGAACTGATCGTCGACCCTGAGGAGGGAACCTCATGA